GTTTACTGTGACACATCAAGACTACTAGGGAGTTCAGATTCTCTGAGCTATTTCACACTTTGAAGACGATTTGAGGTATGTGGTTTATGTTTAGCCTGACATAGGGGAGTCATGGATGGAGTTGAAAGTCTTTGGAATTTGTATGCATTGCTGGTTTCTTAGGTTGGACCTATACTTCAAAAGGCAAAACCATTCTGTTATGGACAAGCACAGATTTTTGTAATATGATGTCCTCTATTATTTACTGTATGAAAACCAAGGAGAGTGCATGGGATTGCTGAGCTACATCACTGttgcaaaaacatgaaaaagtaagCAATTTCTGATTGTTTTTAGCGTTGCTTCActagactaaaaaaaaatgtaacgTGAATCTATGTCTTCTGGAGACCTGAGTACTTCCCATAGATGGAAGATCAAGGATACAATCTTCTTCTGTAGAGGAAAGAGCTAACTTCTCTTCACAAAGGAGAAATCAATGAGGAAACCGAGTTATGACTCCTAAACATGTAGAGAAGACAAAGTCAGTCAGGAAAGCAGAAGCGGGGTAGGTTCTTCTCAGTGAAGACCTTCCCAGGTGTGATTCGTTGGTTAATGTAGGCACTTAGGAAACATCGTGGAAAGTATATATCAATTAAAGTGCCtttagagaagagaaagagaagagggaaagaggaggggaCGAGAAGGAGCTGAGGAGGAGATGAGGAAAGAGACGAGGAAGGCGCAATGAGGACACGAGGAAAACAACGAGGAAAGAGACGAAAACAGacgagaaagagaaaagagaaggttcTATTGTCACCTATTATCGGTTTTGACGAAGGGAAATCGCGGAGCTTGTCGGCCGAGCGGCGGAGCCACGGCCCGTCCTTCTACGATCGGAGCGCCGCTGCGGgccccgggagcgcggcaggaGGCGTCTGCCCGCAGAAGCACCCGCGGTCGGACACCAGGTGCCGCTGTTGGCCGCGAAGGCGCCGTCAACGCGCAGGAGGGCGGCAGCTCCTCCCCGAGCCGCTGTCACGGCTGCAGTCAGCCGGAGGAAGGAtgcggcgggcagggccgggcagggcggcggAACGCGGAGCAGAGCCCCGCGCCAGCCGGGGAGCCTTGGAGGGGGCCGTCCGGGCGGCGGCTGGGAGCCGTGCAGGGCCCGTGCGGGTGTCGGCGGCTGCTTGGGCGGCGGCGATGGGCGTGAATTGGTGTGCCGTGTTGCGGATGCTGGTGGTGCAGGCGGCGTGGGCACTGGTCGCTGGTCAGGTGCGGTACTCGGTGCCGGAGGAAGCCAAGGCCGGGACGGTGGTGGGTCGTCTGTCGCAGGACCTGGGCCTGGAGGCGGGCGATGCGGAGTCGCGGCGCCTGCGTCTGGTATCGCAGGGCCGTCGTGCGAGCGTGGAGGTgagcggggcgagcggggcgCTGGTGGTGAGCTCGCGTCTGGACCGGGAGGAGCTGTGCGGGAAGAGCGCGCCGTGCGCCCTgcgcctggaggtgctggtggatcGGCCGCTGCGCGTCTTCcacgtggagctggaggtgacTGACATCAACGACAACGCCCCGCTCTTTCGCGTTAAGGAAGAAGCCTTTAGCATGGCGGAATCGTCGCTGCCGGGGTCCCGGTTCCCGCTGGAGGGCGCATCGGATGCAGATATCGGAGCGAACGCGCAGCTCTCCTATACACTCAGGCCCAGCGAGCATTTCACTATTGATCATCGGGGTAATAACGACCAGAGCGCATCTTTGGCACTTGTTCTAACGAAACCGCTGGACCGCGAGACTTTGCCTGTGCACCGTTTGGTGTTGACGGCGAGTGACGGTGGCCATCCGTCGCTGACGGGCACGATGGAGCTATTGATTTCGGTGCTGGACGCCAACGACAACGCGCCCCAGTTCAACCAGTCGGTTTACAGTGTAAAAGTCTTAGAGGGTTCAGAGCCCCGAACTCTGTTAACCACGGTCAGTGCCACGGATTTGGACGAAGGGATCAATAGTgatattatgtatttatttagtagGCACGTCACTGCAGAAGTTAAAGAAATGTTCACTATCGATGAAATCAAAGGAGAAATCAGACTTCGGGGGAAGTTAGACCACGAAGAAAAGGGTAGTTACGAGATCACGGTAGAAGCAAGAGACAAAGGCTTCCCTCCGTTATCGGGCCACTGCAGCGTGGAGCTGGAGGTgttggacgtgaacgacaacgcacCGGAGGTGTGGGTGACGTCGCTGTCGGTGCCGGTGTCGGAGGACGCGGcggtggggacggtggtggcgCTGCTGAGCGTGTCGGACCGGGACTCGGGGTCGAACGGGCGCGTGCGGTGCGCGGTGTGGCCGGCGTCGCCGTTCGGTCTGGTGTCGACGTTCGCGGGGTCGTACTCGCTGGTGCTGCGGGAGGCGCTGGACCGGGAGCGGGTGTCGGAGTACGAGGTGGAGGTGCGTGCGGAGGACGGCGGGTCGCCGCCGCTGCGCGCCAGTCGCGGGGTGCGTGTGCCGGTgtcggacgtgaacgacaacgcgccggcgtTCGCGCAGGCGGTGTACACGGTGCTGGCGCgggagaacaacgcggcgggcgcggagctggCGCGTGTGTGGGCGCGGGACCCGGACGAGGCGGGCAACGGGCGCGTGAGCTACTCGGTGTGGGAGGGCGGTGTCGGGGGCGCGTCgtcgggcggggggtggcggtcgGCGTCGAGCTACGTGTCGGTGGACGCGGAGAGCGGGCGGCTGTGGGCGCTGCGGCCGTTGGACTACGAGGAGGTGCAGGTGCTGCAGTTCGAGGTGCGTGCGGTGGACGCGGGGGAGCCGTCGCTGTGCGGCAACGCCACGGTGCAGGTCTTCGTGGtggacgagaacgacaacgcgccggcgctgctgccggCGTCGGGCGGCGGCGCGTGGTCTGGGTCGTCGTCGGAGGCGGCGCCGGGGTCGGGGTCGGTGTGGGCGTCGTGGGGGACGCCGGCGGGGCAGGTGGTGGCGAAGATCCGGGCGGTGGACGCGGACTCGGGCTACAACGCGTGGCTGCGCTACGAGCTGTGGGAGCCGCGGGGGAAGGGCCCGTTCCGCGTGGGGCTGTACAGCGGCGAGGTGAGCACGGCGCGGGCGCTGGAGGAGGCGGACGGCCCGCGGCAGCGGCTGGTGATCGTggtgcgtgaccacggggagccGTCGCtctcggccacggccacgctgagcGTGTCGCTGGTGGAGGGCGGcgaggcggcgctggcggccgcgggCTCGTCGTTGTCGGGGGTAGGGCTGCGTCCGGCGGAGGGCGGCGCGTCGGTGTCATCGTCTGCGGCGACGAACGTGTGGCTGGTGGTGGCGATCTGCGCGGTGTCGAGCCTGTTCCTGCTGGCGGTGGTGCTGTACGTGGCGTCGCGGTGGGCGCCGCGGGCGGCCGTGCTGTCGGGGCCCGGTGCGGCGACGCTGGTGTGCACCAGCGAAGTGGGGAGCTGGTCGTACTCGCAGCGGCAGAGCCGGAGCCTGTGCGTGGCGGACGGCGCGGGCAAGAGCGACCTGATGGTTTTCAGCCCCAacttcccgccgccgccgcccggtccCGCGGCAGAAAACGGTTCTGTTGGGAAGGGGCCGTCTCTCTCCCCGCTTGCTTCAGGCGTGGTAAGTGTATTcgcaaatattaattttttttctcctctctcggTTAATTCCATTTACTTGTCTCTTTTCATCGATCGCTTGCGTACTAAACACGTTTTCTGTGGTAAGGATTTTACATTGCGAGTCTTGTCCTTTTATTGCTCTTGGATGTGGCTGTAGTGATCCCCGTTAGACATGCGTGTTCGCCGTTGGCAATTTCGGTGTTTGACTACTCGAATGCTTCATAGAattgctgtttcctttttctttttcttttccccctccccccttgcGTAGAACTTTATAGTTAAACTTATTCTTAGCGCCGtatgtttgttgggtttttcgTCTTCGCTATGTGTCGTCAAGTGGTGGTAGGAGGATTTGCAGGTCTTCTATATCCTTTTATCAGTGTCTTTCAACGTGTGAAAATATCCGGGAGGTCCCCAGGAGTTTAGTGGCTCCCTCAGGGCAAACGTGGGTGGGGTATTAATTATCTTTGAAACCAGTTGTTATTACTCTTCGTTTGATGAATGTTGTGTTCATATGCGCCGAGGCTCGGTCAAGCTTTTACTGATTCTGAGCTTATTGGTCGGTGGGTTATGCGAACCTTTAGAAGCTGAAGTTCATGAACTGGCAGTTACGGGGTGCAGTGGGAGAAAGAAACGTTGGTGGAGGTCGTGAGTACTGTTCTGACTCTGGAAGTGCGCTGAAAAGGTGCGAGAAATTGGAGTGAGACACAGGATGCTTTATGAAAAAGTGGAGAACTGTTTGAGGGAGAGGATGCTCCGTCGCCTCGCTATGCCTCTCCCCAAGATCTGATCCCGCTCTCTTCGTAGTGTTGTGGCTTCTGCTCTACCCCATCCACCCCAGAAACGTGCTGTAGTAAGTAGAACCGAAAATTAAGTTGGTGGGAGTCAAGAGAGGAAGAGTTTCTATATGCGATATTGAATAGTCTAGATATGGTAGAATGAAGAGTTTTGGTTCTCCTAGCAGTAGAGCAGAAGAAGCAGAGGAACAGAGATTCATCTGGAAAGAAGTTTTCGATACTCATTTGGACATTGATTTTCCTGTGTGGAGAGTGATTGCTTAATACGGCGTTGTTTTAACAGCATTATCGAAGCAGCTGATCCTGGCCACGCACTAATGGCACGGAATTGACTCTGTTCTTATCAAGACCAGCTCCAAAGCACTCTGGGATGAGACATTAGGATCACGTTTTCTGTTCCTTGTTCGATGTTAGAAGCTGGATGCGGCTTTTACAGAGAAAAGCGAAAATGTCTTATACCTGATTTTTATAGCGTAAAAACGAAATCTTTGGGGCTGACGGAGTAGTGAGAACAAGCAGTACCTTTATGTCATTCTTTTTCGTGTTCCACGTTCAATTCGCCAAAGACAATTTGGACAATTGCCCTAGTTTTGTGGCAAAGTGGTATCTGTAACGCGGTATATTTCTTTTGAGCACGtatattttgttgggttttgtacCAATAGAAGTGTTTTACACGAAGGAcgtggattaaaaaaataaaatcgcaGGTCGTTTGTTCCAAATCGGCAAGAATGGTGCTTATAGGGGTACCGAAATCCAGTTAAGAAAGCTAAAAACTTCAtgtctgtctggaaaaaaaatcataggagTAGGTTATCTCCCGCTGACCCATAGAAAAACGTGAGCGTGTCCCAgagatttctctttccttcttgtaCCTATTTTAGATCCCTTAGGGCTTTACGTTTGAGTTCTTTGTGTATTTGCTGGGGAATGTGTTTCTAGTCTCCTTTGATCACGGCCGATAGCTGACGTGCTTAAGAGGAGTGCGTCATCACCTCTTAAGTAAGCGTGAACTACCTTCATTTGTGAGTAGCAAAACTTATCCCAAGAGCTGTACAGCTGTCACTTTCTTTCCTTAATCACATGGATGTGATAGAAATCAGGAAGGGCAAACCGCGATCTCCTAAAGGAGGATCATCTGGTTAGGTTTATAAGGTTTAACTAGTTCTGTAGAAGAGGATGGAAAAATTCGGCACTTGCGCACAGGTCTAGGAAGCAACTCGTTTCCTTGGGCTCTATGGCTATGGGCGATGTGGAGCCTCTGAATGCCGAGCGTTTGAGTCGCGGCGTGCTTTGGCTTCCGTACGGTTTCTCAGACTGCAGTAGTGAATTGACGATCTGAACGAGATTTATTATGGACGTACACTGGcaggaaatatttcagtatttcttttagaAGTGTAAAGCAATGTTAACTTCGTGGGTGCTCTTACTTCGCAGCATAGTCTGGGAAGGAGTCATTAACAGAAGGCGCTAGAATATCCAGATATAGTTGAATAAAAGATAACAATTTCGCGCAGGGCTGTCAGTCGCTGCAAGCCCAGGCTCTCCTTTCCGCCTCATATTGATTTGGAGAATGACGCTGACTAATAGTGATGTTACCAGGCACAGTGCAATCGTGGCAGCCGGGTGCGCTGTGGAGCGCTTCCGCGGGAGGCTCtgggagcggggagcggcggaggaCGCGCGGCTGCAGCGACAGCACCGCTGCGGTGGCCGGAGGCTGCTTTGCAGCCTTAGAAGTGGGAATTTTACGGGCAGGGAAATGCCCGGCACGGCTGCCGGAGGAGTTGCGAGAGACACCGGGTGCTCgactcggagctgctctgccggCACGACTGGGACTGGTCCCCCGTACCCGCTGTCGCTCTTGTCCCTCCGGCATCTTCTTGCCAAGCTCAGCGGTCTCTGACTGGGAGTAAATAGATCAATCTCCACCCTCGCGTTCGAGAAACGACTTTTTGCGAGCAATATAGCGAATACCACGTTCTGAGTCTGTATTTCTGTGGCTTGCTGCGGGCAACGAGGATTTTCGTGGGATTCACTGAAATCTAGAAATCCTCTGCGTACGAGGTTGTTCTCCCGGGCTCTTTATAGTCATCTCCGCTCCCGCTGTCCCCAAGTAGCAGCTGCGAGCTCACGCGGCTTGTTGAAGGGTAAACCCGACATCGCTGCCCGCTCTCCCAGCAGGCAGAGCCTGCATCCGCGGAGCGGGGGAGTCGGAGCTGCGGGAACAACAGCGGATAATCACGGCTCTGCAGCCAAtagagctgctctgctgcccctTTCACCGGGGGAGGCGCGGAGCTGAGACAGCCCATGGAGCCGGGGGGCTCCCACGGGAGACAGCGCGGGCTGCCTGCCACGCCGGGTCCCGAACGGGACCCCAGTGTTTCGGGTCGTTGGGGATCCTTGCCTTCATCCCTGCCCGGAGGAGCCCACATGCGAAAGGCGACAGGTGGGTCCCTGTACCTCAGTCGACGGCTCAGCGCTGGCGATTTGGGCTCAGTCTGAGGAAGACCGGAACTCTTCCTCAGTCTGTAGGCAGACCTTAATTACTCTTGTGCTCCTTTCCGGGTGGAGATGAGCGCTGGGGCTGCCGGTCGAGCCGGAGACAGCTGCCGGCGCGGAGAGCTCATCAGTTCCCCTCGGAGCAGAAATCGCAGGGCTGTCTCCCTCGAACAGATTCAGTCCCTTCTGCTGTCTCCTGCTGAAGCGTCGTGTCCTAATTTAGCACCACTGGGGCCCCTCGGTTCTGGTGGGCGCCCCAGGGATTTTCCCAAGCCTCAGTACAGAGCGGGAGATGTCCTGCAAACCTCCGCCGAAGGCACCGCATTAAAATCATCGCTGACGTAGATAATGATGTTCAAACACGAGTGACATTCCGTGTGGTGCAGCCACGTGCTCCACAACCCAGAGGTAACCCAGTTTTACTATTCACctttctatttttgtctttgcTGGTTTAACAATTTCCTCTTGCCGCTACCATTATTACGAACACAACGTGCACGGCTGGACTAATGACGTCTTATTGCTGGAAAAGGGGATGATTGGCTGAAAATATAAGACGGGGCGTGAGGAGTACGTAAGGGATAGTCGGGGCTTTGGGGTGGTGTAAATGCAGCACTGCAACCACCTGTTGGGAGATGGGACGTGGAGGAAGCGCTCTGTCAGCACGACCGGGAGCAGAAGATGATGAGGGGGTTGTGTAGCAGTGGGTGAAACCGCGGAGGTCCCGGACCATGCCCTCGGGATCGCAAAAAGTTGAATTCCTCGGCGAGTCGGGTCAAACCGGCCTTAAGAATGGGTCAAGCTGGGGGAATGGAACAGAGAACGGCTCGGAAATGGGAGATTGAAGGCAAACGTGAGGTCAAAGACGAGGGGTTTTAAACGGTGATTACATTCATTATCCGCTGTGATACCAAAGGAAGTGTCTTATTAAACGccatttaaataattaaacacCATTAAAGGTGTTTAATGTGCAAAATAACGTAATTAGGGTGAGTGATTTAAGATGGAGAAGAGACCTTTTGAGAATGGAGATTGAAAAGATGGTGTAAGGGTGGCCAAACAAGAGTGAGAGTGGAAAAACTAAGTGTAAAGGTACCCTTGAGACCGCCGGGGCAACTGGATGTTGTTGGTAGAGAACCAACAGGCATGGAGGAACAGGCCTGGGACTCTGGTGAACAGAGCAGTGACTTCATACACAGGACAAGGCTGGATTCTGCCCCCACGGCACAACAGTGTTACTCCCTTCATGGCAGGAGTGGCTGTGGTGT
This is a stretch of genomic DNA from Larus michahellis chromosome 11, bLarMic1.1, whole genome shotgun sequence. It encodes these proteins:
- the LOC141749921 gene encoding protocadherin alpha-2-like isoform X1, translated to MRTRGKQRGKRRKQTRKRKEKVLLSPIIGFDEGKSRSLSAERRSHGPSFYDRSAAAGPGSAAGGVCPQKHPRSDTRCRCWPRRRRQRAGGRQLLPEPLSRLQSAGGRMRRAGPGRAAERGAEPRASRGALEGAVRAAAGSRAGPVRVSAAAWAAAMGVNWCAVLRMLVVQAAWALVAGQVRYSVPEEAKAGTVVGRLSQDLGLEAGDAESRRLRLVSQGRRASVEVSGASGALVVSSRLDREELCGKSAPCALRLEVLVDRPLRVFHVELEVTDINDNAPLFRVKEEAFSMAESSLPGSRFPLEGASDADIGANAQLSYTLRPSEHFTIDHRGNNDQSASLALVLTKPLDRETLPVHRLVLTASDGGHPSLTGTMELLISVLDANDNAPQFNQSVYSVKVLEGSEPRTLLTTVSATDLDEGINSDIMYLFSRHVTAEVKEMFTIDEIKGEIRLRGKLDHEEKGSYEITVEARDKGFPPLSGHCSVELEVLDVNDNAPEVWVTSLSVPVSEDAAVGTVVALLSVSDRDSGSNGRVRCAVWPASPFGLVSTFAGSYSLVLREALDRERVSEYEVEVRAEDGGSPPLRASRGVRVPVSDVNDNAPAFAQAVYTVLARENNAAGAELARVWARDPDEAGNGRVSYSVWEGGVGGASSGGGWRSASSYVSVDAESGRLWALRPLDYEEVQVLQFEVRAVDAGEPSLCGNATVQVFVVDENDNAPALLPASGGGAWSGSSSEAAPGSGSVWASWGTPAGQVVAKIRAVDADSGYNAWLRYELWEPRGKGPFRVGLYSGEVSTARALEEADGPRQRLVIVVRDHGEPSLSATATLSVSLVEGGEAALAAAGSSLSGVGLRPAEGGASVSSSAATNVWLVVAICAVSSLFLLAVVLYVASRWAPRAAVLSGPGAATLVCTSEVGSWSYSQRQSRSLCVADGAGKSDLMVFSPNFPPPPPGPAAENGSVGKGPSLSPLASGVPKHPNPDWRYSASLRAGMQSAVHMEEAGVLRGGPGGPDQQWPTVSSATTEPEAGEVSPPVGAGVNSNSWTFKFGPGNPKQGGPGELPDKFIIPGSPAIISIRQEPPNSQIDKSDFITFGKKEETKKKKKKKKGNKTQEKKEKGNSTTENSDQ
- the LOC141749921 gene encoding protocadherin alpha-2-like isoform X3 is translated as MRTRGKQRGKRRKQTRKRKEKVLLSPIIGFDEGKSRSLSAERRSHGPSFYDRSAAAGPGSAAGGVCPQKHPRSDTRCRCWPRRRRQRAGGRQLLPEPLSRLQSAGGRMRRAGPGRAAERGAEPRASRGALEGAVRAAAGSRAGPVRVSAAAWAAAMGVNWCAVLRMLVVQAAWALVAGQVRYSVPEEAKAGTVVGRLSQDLGLEAGDAESRRLRLVSQGRRASVEVSGASGALVVSSRLDREELCGKSAPCALRLEVLVDRPLRVFHVELEVTDINDNAPLFRVKEEAFSMAESSLPGSRFPLEGASDADIGANAQLSYTLRPSEHFTIDHRGNNDQSASLALVLTKPLDRETLPVHRLVLTASDGGHPSLTGTMELLISVLDANDNAPQFNQSVYSVKVLEGSEPRTLLTTVSATDLDEGINSDIMYLFSRHVTAEVKEMFTIDEIKGEIRLRGKLDHEEKGSYEITVEARDKGFPPLSGHCSVELEVLDVNDNAPEVWVTSLSVPVSEDAAVGTVVALLSVSDRDSGSNGRVRCAVWPASPFGLVSTFAGSYSLVLREALDRERVSEYEVEVRAEDGGSPPLRASRGVRVPVSDVNDNAPAFAQAVYTVLARENNAAGAELARVWARDPDEAGNGRVSYSVWEGGVGGASSGGGWRSASSYVSVDAESGRLWALRPLDYEEVQVLQFEVRAVDAGEPSLCGNATVQVFVVDENDNAPALLPASGGGAWSGSSSEAAPGSGSVWASWGTPAGQVVAKIRAVDADSGYNAWLRYELWEPRGKGPFRVGLYSGEVSTARALEEADGPRQRLVIVVRDHGEPSLSATATLSVSLVEGGEAALAAAGSSLSGVGLRPAEGGASVSSSAATNVWLVVAICAVSSLFLLAVVLYVASRWAPRAAVLSGPGAATLVCTSEVGSWSYSQRQSRSLCVADGAGKSDLMVFSPNFPPPPPGPAAENGSVGKGPSLSPLASGVPKHPNPDWRYSASLRAGMQSAVHMEEAGVLRGGPGGPDQQWPTVSSATTEPEAGEVSPPVGAGVNSNSWTFKFGPGNPKQGGPESKKQTQVSFLLRRKGESSQYSQ